A stretch of the Aegilops tauschii subsp. strangulata cultivar AL8/78 chromosome 4, Aet v6.0, whole genome shotgun sequence genome encodes the following:
- the LOC109775522 gene encoding probable inactive receptor kinase At1g48480, protein MAAMPGLALAVLVLVSVLPAYRSDDLNTDAQALEALRKAVGRSALPAWNSSTQTCQWQGVACENGRVVELRLPGAGLMGALPSGVLGNLTALRTLSLRWNALTGPIPDDVARMTELRAMYFQHNAFSGEVPAGLFTLKNLVRLNIGQNKFSGEISPDFNKLNRLGSLILDSNDFSGEIPKLDLPTLEQFNVSYNKLNGSIPRKLRKMPKDSFLGTGLCGGPLGLCPGETAETPAGSPEGQPGAGGAAADVGGGKKKKKLSGGAIAGIAIACVLGLLLLLALLFFLCRKKKSSSAPRSSTAAVEKGRDLGMGPLDAEPKGQNGNGVHGAAAVPAAAAAAAAVAAKSGGGGSTAGSKKLIYFGPMAAAPPFDLEDLLRASAEVLGKGAFGTAYKAVMESGAAVAVKRLKDVDLPEPEFRERIAAIGAVQHELVVPLRAYYFSKDEKLLVYDYMSMGSLSALLHGNRSSGRTPLDWEARSAIALSTARGVAHIHSTGPTASHGNIKSSNVLLTKSYEARVSDHGLPTLVGPSFSPTRVSGYRAPEVTDIRRVSQKADVYSFGVLLLELLTGKAPTHAVVNEEGLDLPRWVQSVVREEWTAEVFDQELLRYQNVEEEMVQLLQLAIDCSAQHPDRRPSMSDAAARIDEIRRSASSPAQHATTDSPAAPAPEGDEPSL, encoded by the exons ATGGCGGCAATGCCGGGGCTGGCACTTGCGGTGCTGGTCCTTGTGTCGGTGCTCCCGGCGTACCGCTCCGACGACCTCAACACGGACGCGCAGGCGCTGGAGGCGCTGCGCAAGGCGGTGGGCCGGTCCGCGCTGCCGGCGTGGAACAGCAGCACGCAGACGTGCCAGTGGCAGGGCGTGGCCTGCGAGAACGGCCGCGTCGTCGAGctccggctccccggcgccgggCTCATGGGCGCGCTCCCCTCGGGCGTGCTCGGCAACCTCACCGCGCTCCGCACGCTCTCCCTCCGCTGGAACGCGCTCACGGGGCCCATCCCCGACGACGTCGCCCGCATGACCGAGCTCCGGGCCATGTACTTCCAGCACAACGCCTTCTCCGGCGAGGTCCCCGCGGGGCTCTTCACGCTCAAGAACCTGGTGCGGCTCAACATCGGGCAGAACAAGTTCTCCGGCGAGATCTCGCCCGACTTCAACAAGCTCAACCGCCTCGGCTCGCTCATCCTCGACAGCAACGACTTCTCCGGCGAGATCCCCAAGCTGGACCTGCCCACATTGGAGCAGTTCAACGTCTCCTACAACAAGCTCAACGGCTCCATCCCCCGCAAGCTCCGCAAGATGCCCAAGGACTCCTTCCTCGGCACCGGGCTCTGCGGCGGCCCGCTCGGCCTGTGCCCCGGCGAGACCGCGGAGACGCCGGCCGGGTCGCCGGAGGGCCAGCCAGGCGCCGGCGGCgccgccgctgacgtcggtggcggcaagaagaagaagaagctctCCGGCGGCGCCATCGCCGGCATTGCCATCGCGTGCGTGCTcggcctgctgctgctgctcgccCTGCTCTTCTTCCTCTGCCGGAAGAAGAAGTCCAGCAGCGCGCCGAGGTCTTCTACGGCGGCGGTGGAGAAGGGGCGGGACCTGGGCATGGGCCCGCTGGACGCGGAACCCAAGGGGCAGAACGGCAACGGCGTCCACGGCGCCGCAGCGGTGCCGGCCGCCGCGGCCGCAgctgccgccgtcgccgccaaGTCAGGAGGAGGAGGGTCGACCGCGGGGTCGAAGAAGCTGATCTACTTCGGGCCGATGGCGGCGGCCCCGCCGTTCGACCTGGAGGACCTGCTGCGCGCGTCGGCGGAGGTGCTGGGCAAGGGCGCGTTCGGCACGGCGTACAAGGCGGTGATGGAGAGCGGCGCGGCGGTGGCCGTGAAGCGGCTCAAGGACGTGGACCTCCCCGAGCCGGAGTTCCGCGAGCGCATCGCGGCCATCGGCGCCGTGCAGCACGAGCTGGTGGTGCCCCTCCGCGCCTACTACTTCAGCAAGGACGAGAAGCTGCTCGTCTACGACTACATGTCCATGGGCAGCCTCTCCGCCCTCCTCCACG GGAACCGGTCGTCGGGGCGGACGCCGCTGGACTGGGAGGCGCGGTCGGCGATCGCGCTATCGACGGCGCGCGGGGTGGCGCACATCCACTCCACGGGCCCGACGGCGTCGCACGGCAACATCAAGTCCTCCAACGTGCTGCTCACCAAGAGCTACGAGGCCCGGGTGTCGGACCACGGCCTGCCCACGCTCGTCGGCCCGTCCTTCTCCCCCACCCGGGTGTCCGGCTACCGCGCCCCGGAGGTGACCGACATCCGGCGCGTCTCGCAGAAGGCCGACGTCTACAGCTTCGGCGTGCTGCTGCTGGAGCTGCTCACGGGCAAGGCGCCCACCCACGCCGTGGTGAACGAGGAGGGCCTGGACCTGCCCCGGTGGGTGCAGTCGGTCGTCCGGGAGGAGTGGACCGCCGAGGTGTTCGACCAGGAGCTCCTCAGGTACCAGAACGTGGAGGAGGAGATGGTGCAGCTGCTCCAGCTCGCCATCGACTGCTCCGCGCAGCACCCCGACCGGAGGCCCAGCATGTCCGACGCCGCCGCGCGCATCGACGAGATCCGGcgctccgcctcctcccccgcccaGCACGCGACGACGGAcagccccgccgcccccgcccccgagGGCGACGAGCCCTCCCTATAA
- the LOC141021346 gene encoding uncharacterized protein, translating to MDPTPAMRPLHRIQRRRIPAACSFLLLLLALLISPTAAAKSSGRPITDKEIRENKAACYTDVENGLWGFACRSSTTEKENCVLRCLSPECYNLIYGGDPLEEGELDYVRSHEYKYCMHKVSLGESLDGVKGSFSYS from the exons ATGGATCCAACACCCGCCATGCGTCCGCTCCACCGGATTCAGCGGCGGCGGATCCCCGCGGCCTGCAgcttcctcctgctcctcctcgctctcctcatctcccccaccgccgccgccaagtCCTCTGGCCGCCCCATCACC GACAAGGAGATCCGCGAGAACAAGGCCGCCTGCTACACCGACGTCGAGAA CGGGCTGTGGGGATTCGCGTGCAGGTCGTCCACCACGGAGAAGGAGAATTGCGTGCTGCGCTGCCTCTCGCCGGAGTGCTACAACCTCATATATGGCGGCGATCCG CTTGAGGAAGGGGAGCTAGACTATGTCCGCAGCCATGAGTACAAGTACTGCATGCACAA GGTATCCCTTGGAGAAAGCTTGGATGGTGTGAAGGGTTCCTTCAGCTATTCATGA